Genomic segment of Cyprinus carpio isolate SPL01 chromosome A13, ASM1834038v1, whole genome shotgun sequence:
TCCCCATCCAAACAGCTAAACTGTCCCATCATTAAGTCATACATGCTTAAAGCTATGAGGTCCTGAGATAATAATTACATGACTTGAGTTAAGACTTAATCAAATTGATGCTTTAGAAACACTTAACCATTAATCTGTGTCTATACAGCTCCATGGCCAAAGGAAAGAGAGCAGGTGGAGCCAAAGGTACGAAGATCACTTTGAAAATGGCTAAAAATGCTCTTAAAGTAACTCCAGATGGCAAACTACGACTTGATCTGAGCAATGTAGGCATCGCCACATTTCCCAAATGCCTCCTAAAATTAAGAAACATTGAGGAACTTGACCTGAGCCGGAACAAATTGAAAATAATCCCAGAATTCATTGGCCAACTCTCTGGACTGCGTTGGTTAGACCTTCACAGCAACCAAATCGAACAACTGCCGGAAAGCATTGGACTCCTGCGATCTCTGGCCTACCTCAACCTCTGTAACAACAACCTGGACTCTGATGGTTTATCGCCTGAAATAGGAAGTCTGAGAAACCTCCAGGTTCTCAACTTGGGTATGAATCGTCTAAACGCCCTACCTCCCACCTTGGCCACCCTGACAAACCTAACAGAGCTGGGAGTTTTTGATAACTTGTTCACACGGATGCCAGAATGCATAAACGTGTTGCCCAACCTGACAAAGCTGAACACCAAACGTAACCCTGTTTCCTATACACAGCGAGACGGCAAAGACTCTGACTCTGTAAAGCCTACAGGAAATCTGTTTTTGGTGAGAGAGGGAGATTTGTGCCATCCCTGCCTAGAGAGGTGCAGAAGGAAAAAGCTGCTTGACAGGTCACAAAGAAAGAGTAATATTTCAGGGCTGATCTCGCCCAACTCTATAGCTCGAGGTAATCAAGAAAATTGGCGGCAGCAGTCTACTACCTCACCTCCAAGTTTTCAAAAAGGACAAGCCAGACCTGCCGGAGATATCAACACATTGTCTTTTATGAATAACCTTTATGCATAATGACATTCTACATAATGACTCAACATTTAAAACTCCTCCTGTACTTTTAGGAAATAAATAGGTTTTGCAGGGGGTCCACCAAATATTGTTGGATCTCAAGCTCATTTAcgtgggaattttttttttttttaaatgtatgtcaaACACAAAACTACAACAAAAGTTATCTTCAACTAAAGCTAAAATTATGAAGTTAAAGTTCAGCTAACTGTTTCATTGTGCCTcccaaataaagtgttttaaatagaattaaagtGTAATGTACATTTATGTACAAACATGACTTTGCACatcaataatgaatatttaaatacgcATATACATTATCTGacactaaaatacatgtttttacatgctAGCCCAAAACTGcaacactttttcacaatatcccctctctccctctctccctctctctctctctctctctctctctctctctctctatatatatatatatatttcttattgtaaGAAAACAACTTTGGCTTTGAAGCCAATGGGACACAATAAACATTAAGTCCATTCCCACTTCATCATGTCAAAATGTCAGGGGAACTTAACATGATAAAACTAAATTGAGTAGAAATTGAAATGGTGAGTTAAGGAATGATAATTTGAACCAAAACAACATCTAAAATAACGAACAGGTAGTAAGCTTATGGCATCCTTGCAAACAATTAACAGCTATAAAATTGTGAGTTGTATTGGCTGCTGATGACTTTGAAAAGTTACTGAGGCTGTTTTAATTGGTAGGAAGTGCTGAAGATGCAGTAATTGTAGTTTCAGTGTAATGCTGGGATATTGTTTAGGGGATTGAGAGTCTTCCTGTCAATCGTTAACCGCACACATAAGAGAGTGTGTTTTCTGGAAACTTTGAAACCACAAAACTCTGTCTGTTTCAGTATAAAAGCATCACATTCTCTCAAACTGAAATAGCAGCAGTCTGTGAGTTCTGGCAGATGCTTTTGACACTCACCTCGCATTAAGTACAGTCTCTCCCCTTCCTTTTAATGAGGAGACCACAGAGCACAgtctagaaagaaaaaaaatcgagATAAATCAATCAAGTCTGTAACCTCACACAGTTGTTTACCTGCCTGAATCACAAGCACTTTCTTGTTTTACCTTTTATATGCATTGACGTGGTCATTGTTGAAGAATACCAGGAAAACTGAAGTTCCGTTCTTTAAGAAAATTTCCAGAGCATTGTCCTATAGTGTCATAGAGAATTAATTACTACcaaacatgataaaaaataatacatataatggCTAATAAATGCACTAGACAACACAGACATGTATGCTAagacaaattatttataaatgacaaaaatttacataaaaatcagTAACATTAAGTTACAAGATTTATCCTATagaataaataaagtacaaaagttTAATGACTATGGGCTCTGTGAATCTCACCTCAAGCAGAAAGCGCATGAAATTGGCCTCTTTGATGTCATCATATGACCAGCGTTTGCAGCTTGGGCTCACTGAGCTTTTCTCTTTAGTCATCATGTTGCAAATATACGAGTCTCTCACACTATAATAAATACCAAAAATTTAAGATACTGTTAAatctataaacaaatataaagaaaGCTGTTCTCAGTAAACCTAAAGTTAACTTTActgtgttttaataataatataactatcacataattatatacacaaataaatgatataattacACAATTCTGATAAAATGCATCTATTTAGCATTTTTGCTATTTAATACAAAAACGCTCATtgtaaatgatataattttataatgaaataattaaatgtttacaaattcTAAAACCTTATTTGcaactttaaagtaaaaaaagtgatatttaaaatgttttaaaaagtaaaatattttaatattttaaaggtgttataaaaataaagatacactaccatttaaaaatttctcataaagatttttttaaatcttagaaattaatacttttattgagcaaggatgtactaaattgatcaaaagtaaagataatgtaaaaatatttctatttcaaacaaatactgttcttttgaacattctcttTATAAAAGACACCTATAAAAtatatcaccgtttccacaaaaaatatcaagcagcaactgaacattcagctttccaatcgcagaaaaaaaataacattttttaattataataatatttcacaatattttttttaacaaaatcataaaaaaaaaaaaaacaaacaaaaagaaaaataagagaccaacctcaaacttttgaacagtagtgtataagtAGAGCAGAGAGTTATGCTGAGAGAAAACAGTAGCTTTACTTGGTCTGATGATGGATTCTACAGCACACATCTCCTGTGGAGGTCAGCGTGAAGCCCTCACATATGTAGAGGTCAGCTTTGCCAAACAACAGCACTCCTTCAGTCACTACGTGACCACTGATGACCACCACACAGTGTTTCGCTTTGACCTGAGGTATGGACACATTACAGCAGACAGCATGTGTATCAAGTAGCTCATATAGGAATCTGTGTTGTGCATTGAACTGtttaaaataaagctgtaatTTGTTTTACATGCTGCCAAATTCAATGAATGAGTAAACACAATGTCAAGCGAAGTTTTCAACAGTTGTATGAAGTGTCACTGCAGCCTGCCTTCTGGATTGTGCCCTGGGGCTAACGTGTCAAAGAAGCGCCACCCCAGTCTTGATTGATCACTGTAACCACTTCATTAACTAAACAATACGGTGGAGAGACAAAAATTAAAGGGAGAAAAAGGCAAGATGCTGAATGGATGTGGTGTATGTGAAACGGGGCCAATCTTCCGCAGGCGGAGTTCGCACGAAACCTCTCGATTATGCACGGCTAATTGTATTGTCTCCCTTCATTTCACACCAATGCAGCTGCACCTGGCCTCAGCCCTGAGTCACCACAACTCTGGGCTCCGGGGATCCACGTCCCCAAAACATATGGGGTCCAGCCGTACTGCCAGCCGCTCCACAATTAATACAAATCAAATCAGAGCCTCCTCTCCATGCAAGCATCCCCTCACCGGCACAGAGAGAGGGCCCCACTGTTTATTACCAGAATTAATCAATGACACAGCAACAATAGCAACACGCTAATTGATTAAGGCCCTGTTTAAATATATTGTCCACCTGGTGGGGTTTTGGTTTCAAACAGAGCTATAAAACAGAATCAGCCTTGACCTGAGTCAGTCCTAATTCTGTCCGGTCTTGGGGATTTACAACAACGTCAAATTACACCTTGCTAGAGGATGTTTTCAAGAGTGCTCTGTTATAGTTTACTtcagaaaaagattaaatatgcACCACTCATCATTTCGTCAAAAACTACGGGCATGACTAAAACCAAAGGGAGCCAATTAATAAATCTAtaagcatttttgttttgaaggaaGGTCCTAAAGAAACCAGTTTCAGACCAGGTTCCAAGTCATCATCATAACAACATACATTTAGTTATAAACCaagcaaatatttaaatgcatttcttcaAAGAAATggtattctaaagaaaaaaaatggggttaaaatgtgattttttataaacaaatgtaCTTTTGTCAACCCTTTAACTGCCAAACCACACACAGAGATTTTACGGAGTAAGCACTGAGGGAtctatgtaattaattaattaattaattaattattaataataataataatactaataataatagtcataaaataaaagtcatcaaagtaaaggcaaaaataataataataaataataataaataaacataacaatataTCATAACaatagtcataataataataataataataatgaaattgttattgttgttgtttctaataataataataataataataataataataataataataataataaatagtcatTTTCAAGTTTAAATGTGGCCTTTTGGCACCTTTATTGATAGGAATATTTGAGCTAGTACAAGAAATTCTGGGTAGGAGAAGGATTGGGAAATTATATTCGAACTCACATTGCCCACATGTGCACCACAGCTAAATGTGCCACAGCATGTGCACTAACTGACACACCTCAACTCCATACAAAAGCAATAATGAACACCACATAATACTGCATCTTTGAAGTTATTTCCTGTTTGAGCAATAATGAAAAGCTAAGCCTCAGAAGACATGGTGGCAGTAAATTAAAATCATCACATTGCCTCTGGAATTGAGGAGTAGGCCGCATTAAGTGTGTGCATTTCTGTATTAATAAGTATGGAGAGGGCAATTCGGCTGACACGCAGCACAGCAGGACACACCACCTACTGGATGAATACAAGACAGCAGACATCACCCCCTACTGTTCCTTATTAATACTTCTGTCAGCCACTCTTGGCCCTATTAATGCTGAAGAGCACTGTCAGGCTCAGCACACTACAGCTGTCCACACGAGAATGTGTTTTCTGTACCAAAGGAATGTGGCTCCAGGTGAATATGGGTCACTCTCACCTCTTCAGTGGGTTCCAGCTCCTTCAGTATGAGTTGAGTATCCATGCACTGCTCTGAGAAATCCTCAGGCAGAGGTGAGGCCTCATTAAGGACAGGGAAAAAGGTCAAACGCTGACAGTCCAAACTGTGCTCCTCCTCAACCTCCTGGGTTGGCTCGCATAGGATCCTGGGGTCTGGGACACacaaaatatgtacttttaaagaaATGTGCAGATACAGCTGTTGctgcacaatataaaaaaaaaaatgatcactgatcataaaaaTGACAGGAAAAGTGTGATACCTGAATCAGCCTCAATCATTTCTGTAGCTCCTTTGCTTTCTTCAACAAAATTCTTCTGAATGAGGCCTGAAGTCAGTGTTggcatctatttaaaataaatatataaataaataatatttaacagaaCATAACTGAAATTGATAAAGAAgacaaatatttgtatatttactgttataaattaaaatattataaaaataaaacctgcatTTAAAGATTATTCAACAGTGACAGAAAAATggtttaacctgttagccagcaccccccattatgggactcacagctgaaagtgccttACCTAACTtaaaagaagaccctttgggctttactttttatcaacccgagttgataatgctcaaaaatattaaaagttatagacactgaagtgtcttgaaattttttttaccacactgatttttttttatttgatataaaaatacatgaaatcagtcctggagcaatctagaaaagtaatgggttgaaagtcaaatgtcttgtgagtttatatttcaaatctgaagaagataccatgaaaaattagattcctgcaaccatttttctgagaatATGTCTGcgtttttattcttcatgttttgatgtgtactgcttagaCAAatctagcaaatacattctttataagctttccattgaaaaacacagatctgtcgtcgatgcttgaggcttaaatctttataatgatatatagtttgtcaagattgaatttgtcccgtttcatttaatctattcgtaaacactgacacgtgcaaacaaggaGAGTTCAGTGCACCCACGTCCTGGTGAACGTCAAgaagaaataataacaataacaattaaaaaaaatctaataaaacctgcatctttgctttttttaaaaaattcagaattttgtTCCATCAATATTCTTCAGCCAGAAATGATTATTCTTATGTACAGTGGTATTAGTTCACCTTTATGGATCGATGTAGCTGCTGTCTGCGAATTCGGGATCGTGTGCGGTTACGCCCCTCTGCGGTGTTCTGCACCCAGCCTTGTTTGAGGAAGACTCCTGGACCAGGGCCAAAGAGACCTCTCTCTCTAAGCAAGTCTTCCTCTATTCTTAGCCACTGAATGGCCATACGATCCTTCTCACTATGCATCatctgtacaaaacaaaaaagcaaaacaattacTTTTTTCTGGATTTCTGGAGCACATCATTATAGGTGttaatggtaaaaaaatatatatataaataaaataaaaacctgtgcGTGACTCTTCAACATGCTGTCAAATATGGTCTCACAAGTTTGCCAGTGTGCTTCCATGTCTGAGACAAACCCCTAatggaaacaaacacacacaacatgaccACACATGAAGGTACATTACAAAGGTAAACATGCAGAAAGTTATATGTATGTAAACGGTCCTCTGTAGCTATTAGGTTTGCACACAGTTACAACAACATTTTGTTATTTGCATTCATGTGGGAAAAACAAGCTAGTGGCTATTTAACCATACAATAAAGCTGTCTCCAATAGTCCTCAGTGTGCTTTAATTAGCTTAAAGTATAATATAAGCGCAGTGTGAGCTGGCTGCTGGCCCTGCACCATGCTCTGTGCCCTGCTGATTTATTGTACTGATAGGCATTAGCCCTCCAGGAAGCCTGTGTACTTCACCACCGACCTGCTCATCTCCAGATTTACTTAAAGGCTCATTAAACCAATCATCACAGTGGTGTCCTCTCGGAGCCAGCCCAACAGCCACACTGACTACAATTCAGAGACTGGAGGTGAATCCAGTACTGGTATAGCCCAAACTGAGACAAAAACGAATTATGAAAGCACAAGATAAATCTAAAACTGGTTAAAAAGCATAACTGCATGAAAATGTGTTCTAAAAATCATCTCGTTTTGTTCTTTTACTGATTTAAAATCACAGTGGACTTAATTTGGCTTTTTTGGTGCATCTACTAAATGCTGACTTGAGGCCGATGAATAGTTATGAACAATACATTTTGACCAATTTGTAGAAACTTCATTTTGACATGAAATAATTTTCCTGTTATTTGTGTCAAATGCAGCAAATTAAATCATCTgttgtgaaataataaaacatgaaaatctcCTAAGGGGCAAATACTTTTTATAGGCACTGTGTGAAAAGGACTTCTGCAAGTAAACAGGGAAACAACATTTCAAAAGAGCTATAAACTTATAACATTAggtttgcaataaaaaaaaaaaaaaaaaatcatttattttgtagtttttcttacTAACTCTACATTTTGCTGCTTTGCATGCCATAGCAAAATCAGAAaaatcccccccccaaaaatcaGGAAAAATATAATTTGGGTACTTTGAAAGACAAACAGTGACAAGTTAtaaacctagaaaaaaaaaaaagaaaattgtgcaTTTGTGTGCTAAATGGATGGCGGGATTAAGAAGTGTTACAAAGGAGTTCACAGGAGTAATTTCGGCCCTGTGCTGACAGATAAACACTGAATCATCGCCTAATCGTATTCTTTTATTTAGAGAATCATAAGTAATATATAGCATTAATTACTCCATTTACCCAAACAGCAAACTTATTGGCCTTGTACGCGCGCCACATTAAACAGCATCCCCTCTGCAATTAACATCACActgatttccattttaattactTTCCACAGAAAAACACTACCTTTGATGATAACATAACAATGTCAGCTTCATTTTAGGCTGTTGGTGAATGTGTAATAAACTTAACTTGATCATTAGCTATGTTAATTATCTTTCCATTATGAAGATATAATTAGTCCGTAGCATATATCTGAAATGAATCCAGAGGAAAGTTTGCCCTGTGCCGTGCTAAAAAGGGAAGTTCTCTGGTGTACAGGAAACTGGATTAGACTGTGTGTGCTAAATAAACgttttaaaatgctgaaattGATTTAGCACCCATTAGACAGAAATgatgtaataataacaaataactaGATTGTAAAGTCcgtagacaaactttaagttggcttgaaaaagccaagccagaaaatttttaaaagttttaaaagcttgaagtttgaaggttttcagtttgaagtagtttgaaatacttaaaatagttttaaagattaaaatttgaatgttttgaaggcaaTACAGTCTATCTGAAGAACAGACATAGAAAAACAGATCACTAGGGTACCTGGGATGGCttctagggtggttgctagggtactcagggtggttgctagggtgtttctagggtACCTGGGGTAGTTGCTAAggtattgctatgtggttgctagggtacttggggtggGTCCTAGGCTGTTGCTCTGCAGTTGCTCTGCAGTTGCTTAGGTGCCcaggctggttgctagggtgttcagtgtGGTTGTTAGGTtgctgctatgcggttgctagcgTATTTATGGtggttgctaagaggttgctagggtggttgagTTTGCAGTTTTCTTCGTGGTTGATAGGGGGTTGCTGTGTGGTCACCAGGGTAGCTGTGgtgattgctaaggtgttgctaggctacctgggttggttgctaaggtgttgccatgcggttgctagggtacccagagtggttgctagggtgttgctaagctacCCGGGGTGGATGATAAggtgttgttaggtggttgctagggtgttgttatgtggttgctttgggtgttgctatgcggttgttacGGTACTCaagctggttgctagggtgttactatgtggttgctagggtacctgggttggttgctagggtgatgctATGCGGTTGTTAGGGCACCCAGTGTGGTTGCTAGgctacc
This window contains:
- the LOC122147255 gene encoding leucine-rich repeat-containing protein 18-like, whose protein sequence is MAKGKRAGGAKGTKITLKMAKNALKVTPDGKLRLDLSNVGIATFPKCLLKLRNIEELDLSRNKLKIIPEFIGQLSGLRWLDLHSNQIEQLPESIGLLRSLAYLNLCNNNLDSDGLSPEIGSLRNLQVLNLGMNRLNALPPTLATLTNLTELGVFDNLFTRMPECINVLPNLTKLNTKRNPVSYTQRDGKDSDSVKPTGNLFLVREGDLCHPCLERCRRKKLLDRSQRKSNISGLISPNSIARGNQENWRQQSTTSPPSFQKGQARPAGDINTLSFMNNLYA